From the genome of Gemmatimonas phototrophica, one region includes:
- a CDS encoding M24 family metallopeptidase, whose translation MSSRRDFLSTSAGSLAALSLAGCATADADAKGSAGTADGDLPPAIAALSPMKDGVVPISVDERRARLEKARTLMAEQKLDALMLTGGTSMEYFAGMRWGLSERLLAVIIPVKGAPFLVTPKFEEERALEQALNGPLGKDATVYAWEEHEDPYAFLAKGLRDRGIATATIAAEETVRFQFSDGAAHIPQVKVVSGTPVTAGCRIVKDAHELALMRHASKVTLLAYEAAYKSLKEGMTQDDFGDLVSLAHKRLGYNGSAGVQVGEFSALPHGSATPQVVREGSILLIDGGCKVEGYSSDISRTFVLGKATQRMKDVFEIEFKAQSAALAAAKPGVPCEAVDAAARKVIVDAGFGPDYKFFSHRVGHGMGMDGHEWPYLVRGNTLPLAPGMVFSDEPGIYIPGEFGIRLEDDMVITETGAELFTPQSESLEKPF comes from the coding sequence ATGTCCTCTCGTCGCGATTTCCTGTCCACGTCGGCCGGCTCACTTGCCGCTCTCTCCCTTGCTGGCTGCGCCACGGCTGACGCGGACGCCAAGGGCTCTGCCGGTACTGCCGATGGCGATCTGCCCCCGGCCATTGCCGCGCTGTCGCCCATGAAGGACGGGGTGGTGCCCATTTCGGTCGACGAGCGCCGCGCGCGATTGGAGAAGGCCCGCACATTGATGGCCGAGCAGAAACTCGATGCCCTCATGCTCACGGGCGGCACCAGCATGGAGTACTTCGCCGGCATGCGCTGGGGACTGAGCGAGCGGTTGCTGGCGGTGATCATTCCGGTGAAGGGGGCGCCGTTCCTCGTCACGCCCAAGTTTGAAGAGGAGCGGGCGCTGGAGCAGGCGCTCAACGGGCCGTTGGGGAAAGACGCCACGGTGTACGCGTGGGAGGAGCACGAAGACCCGTATGCGTTTCTCGCCAAGGGGCTGCGCGACCGCGGCATTGCCACGGCCACCATTGCGGCCGAAGAAACGGTGCGCTTTCAGTTCAGCGACGGCGCCGCGCACATTCCGCAGGTGAAGGTGGTGAGTGGCACGCCCGTTACCGCCGGCTGCCGCATCGTGAAGGATGCGCACGAACTCGCGCTCATGCGTCACGCCAGCAAAGTCACGCTGCTGGCATACGAAGCGGCCTACAAGTCGCTCAAGGAAGGGATGACGCAGGACGACTTCGGGGATCTCGTGTCGCTCGCGCACAAGCGCCTGGGCTACAACGGATCCGCCGGCGTGCAGGTGGGCGAATTCAGTGCGCTCCCGCACGGCAGTGCGACGCCGCAAGTGGTGCGCGAAGGGAGCATTCTGCTCATTGACGGCGGCTGCAAGGTGGAAGGGTACAGCTCCGACATTTCGCGCACGTTTGTGCTGGGCAAGGCCACGCAGCGCATGAAGGACGTGTTCGAAATCGAGTTCAAGGCGCAGAGCGCGGCGCTGGCGGCGGCCAAGCCCGGCGTGCCCTGCGAAGCGGTGGATGCCGCCGCGCGCAAGGTGATTGTGGACGCCGGCTTCGGCCCCGACTACAAGTTCTTCTCGCACCGCGTGGGGCACGGCATGGGCATGGACGGGCACGAGTGGCCGTATCTCGTGCGCGGCAACACGTTGCCGCTGGCCCCGGGCATGGTGTTCTCCGATGAACCGGGCATCTACATTCCCGGCGAATTCGGCATTCGCCTCGAAGACGACATGGTGATCACGGAAACCGGTGCGGAGCTGTTCACGCCGCAGTCGGAGAGCCTCGAGAAGCCGTTCTGA